The genomic region GGGGTCGCCAGCGCCAGGCCGGGGCTCACGTAGAGCTCGTCGGCGCGGCACAGGAATTCGACGTCCAGCTCGCCACAACGCACTTCCACGTGCGGATAGTCACGCTTGAGCGTGGCCAGTTCCGGTGGATTTTCCCGCGTATCGGCGACAGCAAACGACACGCCCCGGTTCGCCAGGAAGCGAACCAGGGACATGCCGCTCTTGCCGAGGCCGACAACGATGCGGAAGTGGTCAGAAGCGATCAGAGACACTCGTTCTACCTCAGCTTCAGGGTGGCAAGGCCGATCAACACGAGAATCACGGTGATGATCCAGAAACGGACGATCACGCGTGGCTCGGGCCAGCCCTTGAGTTCAAAGTGGTGGTGAATCGGCGCCATGCGGAACACGCGGCGACCGGTCAGCTTAAAGGACGCAACCTGAATCACGACTGACAAGGTCTCCATCACGAACACACCGCCCATGATGAACAGGACGATTTCCTGACGGACGATCACCGCGATGGTGCCCAGGGCCGCGCCCAGCGCCAGCGCGCCAACGTCGCCCATGAAGACCTGTGCCGGATAGGTGTTGAACCAGAGGAAGCCCAGGCCCGCACCGATCAAGGCGCCGCAGAACACAATCAGCTCACCCGCGCCCGGTACGTAAGGAATCAGCAGGTATTCGGCGAACTTCACGTTACCCGACAGGTAGCAGAAGATCCCCAAGCCACCGCCGACCATCACGGTAGGCATGATCGCCAGACCGTCGAGGCCGTCGGTCAGGTTGACCGCGTTGCTCGAGCCGACAATCACGAAATAGGTCAGAACAATAAAGCCTGCGCCCAGCGGAATGCTGTAGTCCTTGAGCATCGGCAGGATCAGGGTGGTTTCCACCGGCGTCGCGGCAGTCATATAAAGGAAGATCGCGGCGCCCAGGCCGAACACTGACTGCCAGAAATACTTCCAGCGGCTCGGAAGGCCGCGAGAGTTTTTCTCGATGACTTTGCGGTAGTCGTCAACCCAGCCGATGGCGCCGAACAGCAGGGTCACCAACAACACGACCCAAACGTAACGGTTGGTCAGGTCAGCCCA from Pseudomonas sp. GGS8 harbors:
- the mraY gene encoding phospho-N-acetylmuramoyl-pentapeptide-transferase gives rise to the protein MLLLLAEYLQQFYKGFAVFQYLTLRGILGVLTALVLSLCYGPWMIRTLQNRQIGQSVRNDGPQSHLSKSGTPTMGGALILSSIGVSTLLWADLTNRYVWVVLLVTLLFGAIGWVDDYRKVIEKNSRGLPSRWKYFWQSVFGLGAAIFLYMTAATPVETTLILPMLKDYSIPLGAGFIVLTYFVIVGSSNAVNLTDGLDGLAIMPTVMVGGGLGIFCYLSGNVKFAEYLLIPYVPGAGELIVFCGALIGAGLGFLWFNTYPAQVFMGDVGALALGAALGTIAVIVRQEIVLFIMGGVFVMETLSVVIQVASFKLTGRRVFRMAPIHHHFELKGWPEPRVIVRFWIITVILVLIGLATLKLR